The genomic segment TGGTCACGAAGCTTTTTCAGAATGGTCAGGGTGGCTAATTCTTTCTATTGCAGCTTAATTGACGTGTTCTCTTCACTAAAATCTAAGGCCTCAAAGATAGGCGGATTCTGGTTCCTGATGTCATTAGAAATCGTAAAAGAGATACCAAGCCTGTCGCAATAGTCCCTCTTGATAGCATTACCATGGACGTGGCTGACAAGTGTTCTAGATAGGCGAGTCTTGGTTATCTCAATAAATAATTAGTTGTGGCCCACATTCCTCATTTTAGCAGATCTATTTTTACACTAGGTTTGTCCTGCAATGTCCGGCTGACCAAGATGCAGATTTGTTCCTGGGAAGGAGATAAGTGGTAACGGATGGACACTGgagtttataatttcttttagaaTATGTTCGTATTCCTCGCAGATCGATGTCATTTGGTGATGTTATTAAAGGTAGCCTTAACTTCATTGGCGTCATTTTTTCCTGTACATAAAGCTCACTGGTTACTGTACTATCGATACAGAAAAGCTCAGTTAGTTACTGTACTATTTGTACAGTAAAGCTCACCTGGTTGCTGTACGATCAGTGACTTACATGACAGTACTGTTCAAGACTCCAATATCGATGAACTGTCTGGTAGCCAGCCTCAGGTTTCTATGGGCATCAACCCAACTGTTAGTGGCAGAGGTCACGACAAATAAATGTACCGCTGGGGGATTCAGAGAAAGAGGTGGAGGGCCTAAAGTGCCGGTGAACTAATGCCCTAGCTCATCAGCAAGGCAACAAACCCCTAAACATATCAGGTCACTCAGCTCCGAAATGCTTCTTGGATACTGTCCACTATCTCTTTCATGCAATTTATCCAGACCTTTCTAAGTCTTACTCTCCTCCTCTTTTCTCCTGGCACCCCTCACCAAGCTATCGCCCCCTTATATTCTCTCCGCACGACGCGGCCATCTCGAAACATTCTGTTCCTATGAAAAAGGTTTTACCATTTCTGTGTATCTCCATTGCAGTTCTTCTTCTTAGGTTTTATGTACTAGGCATACAGCTCGTCTAATCAACCTCAAATTTTATTCTCCAAATCGCTTttaacatccacatttcacttctaCACTATAAATCAGTGAAGCATTTCCTTAAGATTTTTCCAGATTAGGAAAATACAGTTTATTGTATTGTTATCGGGAATCGTTTTCAGTGCAGCGCTTACCTAACTCGTAAGTAGTTTAGTTTCGAAGGAAAATACACGAATTTCTGGCGCACGATAACCTGGAAGCttccccaatttttttatttatttcaccttttaccattctctctctctctctctctctctctctgccccttttTTTCCTCACAGTCCTGCTCTGTCTCTGCATGTCaacagaaaaagttaatttcGTCTCAACGTgcaataaaagatataaagaaagacGAAATAAGTTGTGTGACACAACGCCAATTCTAGCTCTTGCACTGTATCCAATAACTGAGCAGGACTTGCGTCATTTTGACGAGGCCTGTTATTGCAATATGAGATACCAGTGTTAGCTGGTCGTCGAGCAGATAAACAGAAAATCCGTTTTGgtagttttgtaaatatatatatatatatatatatatatatatatatatatatatatatatatatatatatatatatatatatatatatatatatatatatatatatatatatatatatatatatatatatatacagggtgtttcggaattagagccccctctacagcataaactaaaattgatatggacaaaaacaaaagtatttcagaacaggtatttatttaagtttttctctgagtatttaatatttcgtgtggcctccatctgcctgtaccacagcctgcattcttgaggggtatgatttcagcaaatcacaaaaaagctgagactcaaactccattttcctgagcactacggtcacctctcttcgcaggtcgtcgaggcttggtataccatcatagctcACTGTGCGctcttcaacatgatcctttaagatactaccaatgttttcacacacattaagttaaggggagctacctggaaattcacttgacaagaagaaatcgatgccactgtttcgaagcagctcctgtgtctgaagagccttgaaacatggtagccttatcatgcaaaaatgtgacttcttcaacagataatgcattttcaggatctttgaggaaaggaaatactccaccagtaagcacagtttctctgaagtatttgccattccacgactgtcctttttctttgatgatctctattaaccgtttggctgtgaaagagagaaaaattcccaaacattcaggaaatttcacaacttggcaatagcgcatgtcatcactgatatcatccaactttgcagcccaaatgatgtcatttttatgatttggcttcctgactgtgtaaatgaagaattcatctgatgtggcaacatggagaaagtcagcttcatcccaatctttaagaaacgaaccacaaaaccatgcacagtcttctctctgttgctgagcaatgttgggcttgctgataacatgaaatggcttgataccagatttttccaactcacaatatacagcactacaacttctcttctttcccctttttgtttctagttcaagcaccaatttacgtaaagactttcttggtctacccgctgcctcagctatgatgtcttttgattcctgagaaaggacttcaggccttccaagattctcactcttttcgcaatgacagtcatatggatttttgttccagtttctttcaacaaaggattcacctcttttaatgtatttagctatccaggaacatgaaatgaaggatgcgccagcatccctggcctctctgaaggttatagcccggattcggtcaatccatctgatttcctccgttagccatggctgtatctaactacgtcactcagtctgaaaatgtaaatgtaaaatgaaaaatagtttaatagaaacttacaataatgtgcttggagatagactatagcagaaaacttcataactttccatttgttctgtggaggggtaggctctaatttcgaaacaccttgtatatatatatgtgtgtagatatatatatatatatatatatatatatatatatatatatatatatatatttatttatttatttatatatattattcacacacacacacaatacacacacacacacacacacacacacacatatatatatatatatatatatatatatatatatatatatatatatatatatatatatatatatatatatatatatatatgacctgattctcggtcatataaaggttctaccagtacaaacgAAACGCGTACGATACAATtaacatgtgtattttccttgatagttacacagggccctgttgctaatattacgctacttaactatgcaattatagtcggaaggtactttGAGGAGACGCGCCGATCACTGTCTTATAAAAGCACCCCTAACCCATCGACCGTTAAATCTttactgatcattaacttttcaaactgaacttgcttaggtcatagaactcagctgattggtctcttacaATCGAAaagaaccaataagggtcttcgatgtatggcactcatttgaattggcCAGCCAAACGATATGGCGTTCGACAAATCAGCAGTATCTATTCGTTACTCTTTGATCtcaaagacgtacaaacaactagctgattttctgttatgtattaaacatgaatttctatataaatcagtttaCCACTCCCCCCTAAAAGTTCTGCGTCTCGCAAGACtcacaacactttttttttttaattagtttctctgctatttgtgcaATGCCATTTGAGTATCATACCTCCCGACAAATGTTATTGATAATTCATGcagaagtaaaaactaaaatttagcaaCCCAGCGTCAAATTCCCCGTTTACAACtggcaatttacagtgttatgaattccacgcatcgcattgctatatttttttttaataaaaaaatgaattatataggatcaattgaataatatttttgacctccacacattaacacacattTTTCTTAGAATTGGATTGTAATAACAtgcagttcaaataatcaaaacgaggcaaaaaaaaaaagattactgtcaatcatcaagacaaaataactttgtaaaaatcccagaaatagaataaaatgagtaaatgatatcaaatagacatgaataaaatcaaccacaaaaaatgaaataaaagaacatggaatgcaagtacatagacacgttaatgatgttttcttttcacaacagtaCATGACACCAATATTTGTAACCTTCGTCTGTATGCACATTGGGTGCACTGTTAATGATCCCCAGACATGCTTGCACGTCACTTTCAGTCTCCTCCCCCAGATAGCCAGGCAGTCAATGGAAAGGGAGTACTGGCTGATTCAGGACAgtgccacatcaagacatcttCTTTGACGGGATGCATGTGTGATAGGTGGTACTCGCCTTGGACACCGGTTTTCATATGCTGGATCACAGCGgtgtcgtttttaatttctttcacacgatACGGTCCTGAGGGGGCGGGCTCGAGTTTATATTTCCTCGGCtgcagccttttcagatagattctgtccccTATCTGTATCTTAGATGTTTGGGTGTGGAATCGCTGATCGTGTTTCGTCTGATATTTTTCATCGGCCCTCAACAAAAGCGTCTGCgttgtctgaaacactcttcgGGTCAGGTTAAAAACATCACCCGGTATTGTtcaactaacccattggctgaGGGCCGGTAAGATGCGATCGTGAAATGTTCCGCGTTTAACATTTCTGTTAGGTCTTTTATTATTTCGTTAATAAATTCACGTCCATTTTCATTGATTTACGTACGGGGACAGCCGAACTTCACTATGAATAAACAAAAGGCTCTGGCAAATGATATCGCAGATTCATCCACTACCGCACACGTGTGCGTATACCGCGTGaacgcatccaccatcacacactCATACCTGAATTGCCCGTCCCCTGGCGGGTACGGGTCCCACAACATCAGTGTGTACTCTGACAAATCTGATTGGTTCCACTGACCACATTCGAGCCTTTGGAATAGTATGTCTATGGTTTTTCTTGGTATTACATATGGGGCACtgggaaattaattttacaatatcttttttcatccctacccaaaaaaaggattctcatgccctcttgagggacctttctatacctatatgtccTGCATAGAGACTAacatgtatcatgtggatggctttctctacctaagagggaggaaggacgacgCGAGATCGGATATCGCccggtctcttctcatatttacaaaataagatatctccttcaaggaagaacCTATCTTTGGGCACTGTAAGGAAATCGGGAAACTCGTTACTCGCACCCCTTACATAAGCCTTAACCTGTTCAATCCAGTGTTCGGACTTCTgacccctcatcacctcttccacactccaaccaaacaaatcaatcacacattctctctcactACCAGGGCATCTGCTTCCTGACTCCCGTGGAGGATCAGCTCTCTCGTTCCCACAGCTGGTTCGATTCGCACCCCTTCTCTCACTAACTCTTGAGTTACCGAGTTATTCCCGTTTTCTACATCGGgtgcctctgaggcatgcaactgtttctttcgtCGCTGTTCCTCTCTCCTTGCTGCTTGggttgtaactcccattatggcactcctgCACTGAGAGCATcagttactttatttgttttccctgctataCGTTCAATTCCCACAATATCAAATTCTAACAGCCGCTCGATCCAACAAGCCCGGCGAgtggttaaatcccctttctttgaataaatctctcaatgggcgatgatctgtttattttgactttatgccccagcaaaatgtagcgatgtctctccagcatccatagaatcgCCAGTGCCTCTCTATCGAAGGTAGTGTAATGcccgtgatgcaaaacaaatcggtttttCATTCCTTGCATCGTTAACTTGAGGAATCACTCCCCAATAGCTATACTGCTCGCGTCAGTGGTCACTAGAAATGGTCGACCGAACTTTGGATAAgctaacagttcattactagtgagtgaaatctttaattcttgaaaagctatttcttcttcctgtccccAATGAAAATCTGACTGTTTCCTCTATGAATCTAGTGGTctcgctattttaccaaaatcttttatgaatttacgaTAGTAGCCTGTGAGCCAGAGAAAActggctacttcttttgcattcttcggttgaggaaattctttaattgctgctactttatctgcacaaggcttaaggccttcaaaTGTCACGATGTGCCCCAAAAATTCtacttcttgctgaaagaatttacatttggttagattaattttcataccatgtcgctttaaagcttctaagacttcaataatgttGTTCTTATGCTATTCTACTGTAGCCtctattatgattatgtcatctagGTATACAAACATGCTATGTCCTGATAGCAAAGCTAATACGGACAtcataacacgtgaaaaatgggcaggagcGTTCTTTACTCCAACAGGAAGGTAATTGTGttcaaacaattgatcattagctataaaggctgtcttttGTTTGGTACTCTCttctataggtatttgatgataacctgacttcaaatccaaggtggtgaagaatttactatctctgacgTTAGTCAATAGTTCTTCGATAGGGGGCAATGGGAATGCTTTGTCTTTTgtgatactattcaactttctataatcaacacatagcctaagggaaccatccttctttttaaccatcatGATTGGCAAGGCCCAGGGAGATTCACTCTCTCAAATTGTCCCTTGttctcttaatttattaatttcgttctcTACTTTccgctgataacaaactggaattctatacggcttagatcttatgggtggttgaTTCCCAgtctctataacaaaaggaaatttattgacaatattttgataagtaacaggggtAGACCCATCAGCTGTTTGCAGGAGTCTATCCAAACGTTCTTCACCGTGACCCTGTGTGCTACTCAAGGTAGCAGGTGCGTGAGAAGCATCTGTTATTTCACAAGGTTCAAAGTCGCGTATCGACCCACTGTCTAATACGATACGCTGATCACTAACGTTGATAAATGGCACATTAGCCTCGCTGTGTATTACCTCGCTCAGACccggaatgataaaatcttcccatttttgATGGGGTCTGATCAAAACTAAGGTGCCTTCAGGTAAATTCCGTGCGGGAGTCACGGTGAGGGATGAGAGGGTCCGGGGTGGTGCCACATCTCCCGCCTCTGGGGCGGCGGTTACTTCCCCTCCACCACCCTTCGGTCTTAGGGAGACTCGTAGACACCTCGGTCTCTCCCCCTCTGTGGGGATTCGTTGTCCCTTTGAATATACTTCGATCCCCTCCCCGTCtgtgccagctattattatttcgttcctaGCCACAAAATCTATTCCTAAAATAACTGAcattccttctacttgtaatgctggtACTACACAGAAGGTATGTGTCGCTGCTCGCCCATCGATGGTTACCAGCTGCttcacagtcctctgggttaccatcCGATGGCTGCCTGCTCTACTTAAAACTAAATAATCTTTCATAGGCTGCACCGACCCTGCCACAACGTGAActtctaacaaagacacacttgcgCCGGTGTCGACCAATGCCCTTTGCTGTCGCTCTCCCACCCATATTTCCACGATGGGCACCGCGACTTCCTTCACGGATTGAGGGCGGGCAATAGGCTCTTGCATTACCTTTCCTCCCAGCACTGTCAACGTTTGGGTAGGGGCAGCAACAGTTGATGGAGGGCTGTCCACTACTCGGGGGTTGGTTGACTCCCCTCACTCCCCAACAAGGGGTCCCCAGTTCTACCGGGGGCACAGTTGTTGTTTGGACCTGATGAGTGTGGGTGCAGTCAGGAATCCTCCCGACTCCTCCTCCACGccgccttccccttcctctccttggtgTAGGGGGAGCGTCGTTCAGCTGGCCATCGTCGTTTTTTGAACAAGCGTTCACGAGGTGGTCTGTTGCATTGCATCGAAAACAACGTCGCGGCTAAGTGAGAGAGGGGCACTGGGCCCTCATGTGGCCCTCCCTTTCACACCGCCAGCAACAGCTAACCGTCCTTTTCCCGGCTGATTTCCCCTTGCCTCTTCAAGGTCCCTGAGTGCGTGACCCTGCCCCCTGGATGGTGGGTGAGGCTGGCTGAGCACTTgcttggtcaggttgtttaaccATTGCAACAAACGGTTGGGAGGTGGCCTGCCCCCTGCCCCTTGCGTTATTCGTGGTCTAACAGAACTTGAACCTTCGACAGCAAGGCCTGTGAGGGCCTCTCATCGCCAATAAGGAATCCCActatggaaaagttaagtataccttagttttaccagaccactgagctgattaacagctctcctagggctggcccgaaggattagacttattttacgtggctaagaaccaactggttacttagcaacgggacttacggcttattgtggaatccgaaccacattatggcgagaaatgaatttctatcaccagaaataaattcctctaactcttcatcagccggccggggaatcgaactccggcccagcgagtcgccagtccgcagctctaccgactcacccaacgaagagctatcccactatggaggtgggaagaattcgcCTCAGCATGCGTCGGCAGAAGGCTTCTTTTCTCTCTacagtctggtctctttcagggTTGAGGGACTCACAGTCTTCACCGACGCgattacagaatgctgaaatcgACTCTCCCACCCCCAGCATGGGGTCGTAGGCTTCCATTAGTTCCATCTTCTCCTCTCAGTGTAGGGCAAACTGTTGTGTGAGGTGTTGTTTAAAAGTACCCCAGTCTGTGGAATAACTGGCGTCCCAACTCCTGATTTGCCATGCTGCAGTCCCGGTCACTTTTTGTTGTGTTTACACaatttttctctatctgtccagcctACTGTGGCGTTTTCAATACACTATATGAAGGTCTCGATCgaaaggaaaccttcaccagtgcgtgagttgtcaaactcaggcactgatccatctagcaccggcagttttttttatttttttcgactGATCCCGCTTGCGGGGGTGACGTGACGTCGGCCAAAATTGTGGGTGGGTCaacaggttttttattttgtatttcattcgtTAATCTGGATAATCGTTGACAGCTCTTTCGCACTGTCCTCTTCCTTGGCACTGCTATTGTTAGCACTGGTATTGTTAGTACTGGCACTCCTACTGTTGTGCGTCAGTTTTCTAGtttacattgtttatttcaccATCACAATTACGCTGTTAATTATTATGCACTGGCAAAACCCGGtgactgacaccaaaaatatgacctgattctcggtcatataaaggttctgccagtacaaatgaaacgcgtaagatacaattaacaaaagtattttccttaatagttacacagggccctgctgctaatattacgctacttaattatgcaattatagttggaaggtactctgaggAGACGCGCCGATCACTGTCTTAAAGACGCACCCCATACCCGTAGACCGCTAAACCCTTAttgatcattaacttttcaaactgaacttgcttagttCATAGaactcagctgattggtctcttatgatcgaaaggaaccaataagggtcttcgatgtatggcaatCATTTGAActgcccacgccaaaccccaacgatcgtatggcgttcgacgaatcagcagtatctgctcgttactctctgatcacgaAGACGCAAAAACAACTAGCATAAAtcagacatatatacagtatatatatatatatatatatatatatatatatatatatatatatatattgtcacgaggtgatcaagcacctggttattacacaaataatacgaccaaaaagttacctcacttcgaccagatacttgaaacctcataacaaagatattaagactgaatactctaaaggtacagtgatcccataaaacttgtttatcacttgagaaaatcaatataactttatcaagttatgggtgaggtaacaattaacaagttataaacagactagtggaaaatgggcatcacttcaacaaacactataacggtttcttTGGTTCTAGTAcacctagatatgtctcaggtgaacaaacagatatatcactcaccttgtacacattcattaatttctctaattactggtggtcaaaatgaaatgctatgcctttaaaactttaaacaaacaggtttatttctaagttcaaaagttatatgcagagttcacaatctcaaaaagatttactattaattgataacagtgtaagatttaataGAAGATCTGGACCGTCTGAATTTGACTGAGGAAttgcaaatcaacaatgagatgGAAGAGCAAATTTACAAAACGAAAGTAGAAGTAGAAGACCTTAAAGAGACGGATACAGAAAAGGACAACACTGATcaacttttgaaagaaaaagtacAGATTGAAAAAACTATCCATGCTCTGAAGGAGGAAGTCGGATCTCTTGTGAAGGACAATAAGGGGTCTTCTGAAGTACATGGAGGTAATGATGCCCCTAAACTGCAGAGGATCATAGACAGACAAGCTGATCGAATCAAACGTTTGAGGAAGAAGATTCaggagatggaagaagagagacGACAGCGTGAGCTCGATTTCCAAGAATGGGAAAAAACAGTCCATACTGTTAGGAAGGAGAACTTGGAGTTGAATGTAACCTTGGAGGACCTAGACCGTAAAAAGAGACTTTTCACAATGTTCGAAGAACGTAATAAGGTCTTGGAAGGAGAAGTCAAAGAGCTCAAGAGGGAAACTGTCAacaatgaaaggaagaaggaggaagagaaaaggtCAACTTTAAAGGAGATAGAGACCCTAAGGACACAGATGACTGAAGCGTTGACAGTCCACGATGAGATGAGGAAAGAAAAGGAGTCAATGGCCCTTCAGATTCTAAAACTAGAATGCGAGAATGAGCACTGCAAGAAGGACATAGCCTATTTTGAGGACTGGTTTACCAAGGATTACACAAATCACTGTGGAAACGTGGAAGACTGCCTCGGCAAGTTGTTGGAAGTTTCAGATCGGCATCAAGTTCTCCTGACAGAGAAATTACAGCTGATGAAGAACACATGAGATTTCGACGAAGTTTAGGAATAAATCATGGGACAATAGGCCCTCAAATGGACAACAACGGCAGGGTGAAGGACTAACCCTCCCAAGGAGGGTTAATAGCTGTGCTTTCCCCACTCCCAGCAGGCAGACAAACTCTCTCAGTGGGAGTCAACGGCTGACGAGTTTCCCCCAACCCGTCAGGCGGAAAAACTGTCACTGGTTAGAGTCAACAGCTGTGCTTTCCTAACCCCCAGCAGGCGGACAAACTCTCCCAGTGGGAGTCAACGGCTGGCAAGTTTCCCCCAACTcgtcaggcggaggaactctcactggctagagtcaacggcTGCTCAGAGGGAGGACTGGCCTGGAATCTTCCCAACCACCTCATCCAGTGGAGGAACTCTCACAAGCTAATGTCAACGGCTGTTTGGAGGCAGGAGGGCCACCTCTCAGGGTGAGAGCCAACAGTTATTCGGAGGCAGGAGGAGCAGCTCTCAGGGTGAGAGCCAACAGTTATTTGGAGGCAGTAGGACCAGCTCTCAGGATGAGAGCCAACAGTTATTCAGAGGAAGGAGGACCAGCTCTCAAGGTGAGAGCCAACAGTTGTTCAGAGGCAGAAGGAACAGCTCTCAAGGTGAGGGCCAACAGTTATTTGGAGGCAGGAGGACCAGCTCTCAGGATGAGAACCAACAGTTGCTCGGAGGCAGGAGGACCAGCTCTCATGGTGAGAGCCAACAACTGTGTGGAGGTAGGAGGACTAGCTCTAACCATGAGAGCCAACGGCCAGGGATCTTCCCAACCACCTGGCCAAGAAGAGGAACTCTTCCCCAGAGAGAGCCAACGCTTGTTTGGCGGACAGGCAAACTCTCCCAGCGAGAGTCAACGGCTGGCAAGATTCCCCCATCTCGGCAGATGGAAGAACTTTCCCGTGGAGAGTCAAGGGCTGTTCGGCAGGTAGGCGGATGAGCTCTCAGGGTGAGAGGGATACCAGAGGCCCACATgagggacaccagaaggcctCCTGAGGGATACCAGAAGGCCTCCAGAAGGACACCAGAAggacaccagaaggcctccagagggA from the Macrobrachium rosenbergii isolate ZJJX-2024 chromosome 43, ASM4041242v1, whole genome shotgun sequence genome contains:
- the LOC136829037 gene encoding uncharacterized protein, which codes for MEEQIYKTKVEVEDLKETDTEKDNTDQLLKEKVQIEKTIHALKEEVGSLVKDNKGSSEVHGGNDAPKLQRIIDRQADRIKRLRKKIQEMEEERRQRELDFQEWEKTVHTVRKENLELNVTLEDLDRKKRLFTMFEERNKVLEGEVKELKRETVNNERKKEEEKRSTLKEIETLRTQMTEALTVHDEMRKEKESMALQILKLECENEHCKKDIAYFEDWFTKDYTNHCGNVEDCLGKLLEVSDRHQVLLTEKLQLMKNT